Proteins found in one Paenibacillus dendritiformis genomic segment:
- a CDS encoding ABC transporter permease, with protein MKKRYLVIALILFSFISLFIGVIDIKPWDLFNLNDDKVHTFLVSRVPRLISIILAGVSMSICGLIMQQLSRNKFVSPTTAGTLDSARLGILVSLMLFTTASPLVKMLVAFVFALIGTMLFMKILDRIKFKDTIFIPLVGLMFGNIISSISTFFAYKYDLIQNMSSWLQGDFSMIIKGRYELLYISIPLIVIAYLYANKFTVAGMGEDFSKNLGLNYKRVVNIGLILVALVTCTVVLTVGTIPFLGLIIPNIVSIYRGDNLKNSLSHTALLGAVFVLFCDILGRIIIFPYELSISLTVGVIGSAIFVYMLMRRRAHGL; from the coding sequence ATGAAGAAGAGATATCTGGTTATTGCGCTTATCCTGTTTTCCTTTATTTCCCTGTTTATCGGGGTCATAGACATTAAGCCATGGGATTTGTTCAATCTGAACGACGACAAGGTTCATACTTTTCTCGTCAGTCGGGTGCCAAGGCTTATCAGCATCATTCTCGCCGGGGTCAGCATGAGCATATGCGGCCTGATTATGCAGCAGCTCAGCCGGAACAAGTTCGTCTCGCCCACGACGGCAGGGACGCTTGATTCGGCCCGCTTGGGGATACTCGTCTCCTTGATGCTGTTCACGACGGCGAGCCCGTTGGTGAAGATGCTCGTAGCGTTCGTCTTCGCTTTGATAGGCACGATGCTGTTCATGAAAATACTGGATCGAATCAAATTCAAAGATACCATCTTCATTCCGCTCGTCGGATTGATGTTCGGGAATATTATCAGTTCCATTTCCACCTTTTTCGCTTACAAGTATGATTTGATTCAGAACATGTCCTCATGGCTGCAGGGCGACTTCTCGATGATTATCAAGGGGCGCTATGAGCTGCTGTATATCAGCATTCCGCTTATCGTAATTGCATACCTGTATGCGAATAAGTTCACGGTAGCGGGGATGGGCGAGGATTTCTCGAAAAACCTCGGGCTCAACTACAAGCGCGTGGTCAACATTGGCTTGATCCTGGTCGCGCTCGTTACGTGCACGGTCGTGCTTACCGTTGGGACGATTCCTTTCCTGGGTCTCATTATTCCGAATATCGTCTCCATTTACAGAGGCGATAATTTGAAGAATAGCTTGTCGCATACCGCGCTTCTCGGGGCCGTATTCGTTCTGTTCTGCGATATATTGGGGCGCATCATCATCTTCCCGTATGAATTGTCGATCAGCTTGACCGTCGGTGTCATCGGAAGCGCCATTTTCGTCTATATGTTAATGAGGAGAAGGGCACATGGGTTATAA
- a CDS encoding GNAT family N-acetyltransferase: MQIRKWNAEEQPPMELLLLADPSAELVQEYLGRGTCFLAEQEGEVIGVYVLLPTRPGTIELVNVAVAESHQGQGIGKRLVLHAVETAKEFGYQTIEVGTGSTSISQLALYQKCGFRMTGIDRDFFVRHYDEEIYENGMLLRDMVRLAQDL; this comes from the coding sequence ATGCAGATTCGAAAATGGAATGCGGAGGAACAGCCTCCGATGGAATTGCTGCTGCTGGCAGACCCTTCTGCCGAACTCGTGCAGGAATATCTCGGGCGGGGAACATGCTTCCTTGCGGAGCAGGAAGGGGAAGTCATCGGCGTCTATGTGCTGCTGCCGACCCGGCCGGGCACGATCGAGTTGGTCAACGTGGCCGTCGCGGAGAGTCACCAGGGACAGGGCATCGGCAAGCGGCTCGTCCTTCATGCGGTCGAGACCGCCAAGGAGTTCGGTTACCAGACGATAGAAGTAGGTACCGGCAGCACCAGCATAAGCCAGCTCGCGCTCTACCAGAAATGCGGGTTCCGGATGACGGGCATCGACCGCGATTTCTTCGTTCGCCATTATGACGAGGAAATCTACGAGAACGGCATGCTGCTGCGGGATATGGTGCGTCTGGCTCAAGATCTGTAA
- a CDS encoding YqkE family protein, translated as MAKKRGRNAAPQGTARTGQDQPATLKDLLRPDVVAQLKAQATVLKAEEVQRKEDARRQAEEARTAEQKRLDNDFNYLLNNSSMDWRKYK; from the coding sequence ATGGCGAAGAAGAGAGGCCGGAACGCCGCTCCGCAAGGGACTGCCCGAACTGGCCAAGATCAGCCGGCGACGCTGAAGGATCTGCTGCGGCCTGATGTCGTAGCGCAGCTGAAGGCGCAGGCTACCGTATTGAAGGCGGAGGAAGTGCAGCGGAAGGAAGACGCGAGACGCCAGGCGGAGGAAGCCCGTACGGCAGAACAGAAGCGGCTGGACAATGACTTCAATTATTTGTTGAACAATAGCAGCATGGATTGGCGCAAGTATAAATAA
- a CDS encoding DUF4188 domain-containing protein, with protein sequence MGKSIFGGRYTVEDREQDIVVFLIGMRVNKWWAVHQWWPVFTAMPPMIRELYTNPELGFLSLETTVNLRTILMVQYWRSFEDLTAYARGPEHLKAWRRFYQAVGKTNAVGIYHETYIVRGGQFEAVYGNMPKFGLAKARGHAPITTRTDSAAQRVRA encoded by the coding sequence ATGGGAAAATCAATCTTTGGCGGGCGCTATACGGTAGAGGATAGAGAGCAGGATATTGTCGTGTTCCTGATCGGAATGAGGGTGAACAAATGGTGGGCCGTTCATCAATGGTGGCCGGTCTTCACAGCGATGCCGCCAATGATTCGCGAACTGTATACGAACCCGGAGCTTGGCTTTCTCTCCTTGGAGACGACCGTCAATCTAAGAACGATCTTGATGGTTCAATATTGGCGATCCTTTGAGGATCTGACAGCCTATGCGCGGGGGCCGGAGCATTTGAAGGCATGGCGGCGATTCTATCAAGCGGTCGGGAAAACGAATGCGGTCGGCATCTATCATGAAACGTATATCGTACGAGGAGGCCAGTTCGAGGCCGTCTACGGCAATATGCCGAAGTTCGGCCTGGCCAAGGCGCGGGGACATGCGCCCATCACGACTCGGACCGATTCTGCGGCGCAGCGCGTCCGGGCTTGA
- a CDS encoding DUF559 domain-containing protein, with the protein MSFEEAHDAFIQHHLQRRTGERKGRLERGHREAEKLFCRNVWWPLRGSFGQLHPEYEVLDWRGLSYFCDFAWLSPHVKLIIEIKGFVPHVRNMDRQKYCNELNRETFLSAIGFQVISFAYDDVADRPELCMALLRMVMSRYHANSAPVSLHSLAERETIRLACMLGRPIRPIDVEAHLGVNHRKAVRTLQSLCSKGWFTAVTGGSGKYVVRYELRPGALDYL; encoded by the coding sequence GTGAGTTTTGAAGAGGCGCATGATGCGTTTATTCAGCACCACTTGCAGAGGAGAACGGGAGAGCGAAAGGGGCGGCTGGAGCGGGGACATCGGGAGGCCGAGAAGCTGTTTTGCCGCAACGTATGGTGGCCCCTTCGGGGCAGCTTTGGCCAGCTGCATCCGGAATACGAAGTCCTCGATTGGCGGGGCCTGTCCTATTTCTGCGATTTCGCCTGGTTGTCCCCGCATGTCAAGCTGATCATCGAGATCAAAGGCTTCGTGCCGCACGTCCGAAATATGGACAGGCAAAAGTACTGCAATGAGCTGAACCGGGAGACATTTTTGTCCGCGATTGGGTTCCAAGTCATCTCCTTCGCTTATGACGACGTCGCGGATCGCCCCGAGCTGTGCATGGCGCTGCTGCGCATGGTGATGAGCCGCTATCACGCGAACTCCGCGCCTGTCAGCCTGCACAGTCTGGCGGAACGGGAGACCATCCGGCTCGCTTGTATGCTCGGCCGTCCGATTCGCCCTATCGATGTGGAGGCGCATCTAGGCGTGAACCATCGCAAAGCGGTGAGAACGCTGCAGTCGCTCTGCTCCAAAGGATGGTTTACGGCTGTCACCGGAGGCTCAGGCAAATATGTCGTGCGTTATGAGCTTAGGCCGGGCGCGCTTGACTATTTGTAG
- a CDS encoding flavodoxin has protein sequence MAKIILIYASMSGNTEEMADAIAAGVREAGEDLTVMEVTDANAADLAGYDGILLGAYTWGDGELPYEFLDFYDDMEDLDLSGTKAAVFGSCDSCYAQVGKAVDILVDRLRELGSEIVQDGLKVELTPSDLDKELCRAFGRNLVNSVVHGTTVQQ, from the coding sequence ATGGCGAAGATCATTTTGATATATGCCAGTATGAGCGGAAATACGGAGGAGATGGCCGATGCGATTGCAGCAGGGGTTCGCGAAGCCGGAGAGGATCTCACTGTAATGGAGGTTACGGATGCCAATGCGGCCGACTTGGCCGGATATGACGGAATCCTGCTTGGCGCCTACACTTGGGGAGATGGAGAGCTGCCGTACGAATTTCTCGATTTTTACGATGATATGGAAGACCTTGATCTGAGCGGGACCAAAGCGGCCGTGTTCGGCTCGTGCGATTCATGCTATGCCCAAGTAGGCAAAGCGGTCGATATTCTGGTTGATCGGCTGCGGGAATTGGGGAGCGAGATCGTGCAGGACGGCTTGAAGGTCGAGCTGACCCCGTCCGACTTGGACAAAGAATTATGCCGGGCGTTCGGAAGGAATTTGGTTAACAGCGTCGTTCATGGGACGACCGTGCAGCAATAA
- a CDS encoding dicarboxylate/amino acid:cation symporter: MRLGLFPRIVIAIMLGIGAGLIMPDWFIRIFATLNHVFGQFLSFLIPLIILGFIVPGIGELGRGAGKLLGLTAFIVYVSTVLSGMLAYGVAASSFPWLLSGASGLAAKNPEEMLLTTYFELPMPPVFDIMTALLLSFLIGVGITFVKTNALLTASLEFKDIVAKAIQAIIIPLLPFHIAGLFMNMTQAGEVAFILQVFVKVFAVILVMHFVVILCQYAIAGAVNKRNPLAMLRTMLPAYLTALGTQSSAATIPVTMQQVKKLGTDEEVTNFVVPLCATIHITGSAVTITSVASAILYIHGVPLTVSTMVPFIFMLGIAMIAAPSVPGGGVMAAIGLFQSMLGFDEAMVSLAIALYIAQDSFGTAANVTGDGAIAQIIHAVKKKRGRQEPSANTSL; encoded by the coding sequence ATGCGATTGGGATTGTTTCCGCGCATTGTCATTGCGATTATGCTCGGCATTGGAGCAGGGCTTATTATGCCGGACTGGTTCATACGAATTTTTGCGACATTAAATCATGTATTTGGTCAGTTTCTGAGCTTCCTGATTCCGCTCATTATTTTGGGCTTTATTGTTCCGGGGATCGGGGAGCTTGGCAGGGGAGCCGGGAAGCTCCTCGGATTGACTGCATTTATCGTATATGTATCTACGGTGCTATCCGGGATGCTCGCTTATGGCGTTGCGGCTTCGTCTTTTCCCTGGCTGCTGTCCGGGGCTTCCGGGCTGGCAGCCAAGAATCCGGAGGAGATGCTGCTGACCACCTACTTCGAGCTGCCTATGCCGCCCGTGTTCGACATTATGACGGCGCTGCTGCTGTCTTTCCTGATTGGGGTCGGCATCACCTTCGTGAAGACGAACGCGCTTCTTACCGCTTCGCTGGAATTCAAGGACATCGTAGCCAAGGCGATACAAGCGATTATTATTCCGTTGCTGCCGTTTCATATCGCGGGGCTCTTCATGAATATGACGCAGGCAGGCGAAGTCGCGTTCATTCTGCAAGTGTTCGTCAAGGTATTCGCGGTCATCCTCGTGATGCATTTCGTGGTCATCCTGTGCCAATATGCGATCGCAGGGGCAGTGAACAAGCGCAACCCGCTGGCGATGCTGCGCACGATGCTCCCGGCATACCTCACGGCGCTCGGCACGCAATCTTCGGCGGCGACGATTCCGGTGACGATGCAGCAAGTGAAGAAGCTTGGGACAGACGAAGAAGTAACGAACTTTGTCGTGCCGTTGTGCGCGACGATTCATATTACCGGATCGGCGGTTACGATTACCTCGGTCGCGAGCGCCATACTATACATTCATGGCGTGCCGCTGACGGTGAGCACCATGGTGCCTTTCATATTCATGCTCGGCATCGCGATGATCGCCGCTCCCAGCGTGCCAGGCGGCGGAGTGATGGCGGCTATCGGATTATTCCAGTCGATGCTCGGCTTCGATGAGGCAATGGTTAGCTTAGCGATTGCGCTCTATATTGCACAGGACAGCTTCGGAACGGCTGCCAACGTCACCGGAGACGGTGCGATTGCACAGATCATTCACGCCGTGAAGAAGAAGCGGGGACGCCAAGAGCCGTCTGCCAACACTAGCTTATGA
- a CDS encoding iron chelate uptake ABC transporter family permease subunit: MGYKAKTGVLAVLALTLIGLFLFFKLGDNWDYVLPKRTIKVLAIVLTGASIAFATTVFQTITNNRILTPSILGLDSLYMLIQTIVIFVFGSKTLMMMNSNVDFLVSVGLMVVFSGLLFKLIFKGENQNIYFLLLIGIIFGTFFGSMSTFMQVLIDPAEFMIVQDKMFASFNHVNTKLLLMGGVLLLLVTLYFLRFIKYLDVLSLGREQAINLGVNYDYVVKRLLFIVAVLISISTALVGPITFLGLLVVNVTYQFLKTYRHSYLIAGSVLISIIALVGGQLIVERIFTFSTTLSVIINFVGGVYFIYLLLKENKSW; the protein is encoded by the coding sequence ATGGGTTATAAAGCGAAAACGGGGGTTCTTGCTGTCCTTGCTCTCACGCTGATTGGGTTGTTCCTGTTCTTCAAGCTGGGGGACAACTGGGACTACGTGCTGCCGAAAAGAACAATCAAAGTACTGGCGATTGTCCTGACCGGCGCTTCGATCGCATTTGCCACAACCGTATTCCAGACGATTACGAACAACCGCATACTGACACCGAGCATATTGGGCCTGGATTCGCTGTATATGCTGATTCAGACCATCGTCATCTTCGTATTTGGCTCGAAGACGCTGATGATGATGAACAGCAACGTGGACTTCCTGGTGTCCGTCGGACTCATGGTTGTATTCTCGGGCCTGCTGTTCAAGCTTATATTCAAGGGCGAGAACCAGAACATATACTTCCTGCTGCTTATTGGCATTATATTTGGCACTTTTTTCGGAAGCATGTCCACCTTCATGCAGGTTCTGATTGACCCGGCAGAGTTCATGATCGTGCAGGACAAAATGTTCGCCAGCTTCAACCATGTCAACACGAAGCTGCTCCTTATGGGAGGCGTGCTGCTTCTGCTCGTCACGCTCTACTTTCTGCGCTTCATCAAGTATCTGGATGTGCTTTCGCTGGGCAGGGAGCAGGCGATCAACCTCGGCGTCAATTACGACTATGTCGTGAAGCGGCTGCTCTTTATCGTCGCTGTACTTATCTCTATTTCCACGGCGCTTGTCGGGCCGATTACTTTTCTCGGCTTGCTCGTCGTGAACGTAACGTATCAGTTTCTGAAGACGTACCGGCACAGCTATCTTATCGCCGGCTCCGTCCTCATCAGCATTATCGCCCTTGTGGGCGGCCAGCTCATTGTGGAGCGGATATTCACCTTCTCCACGACGCTTAGCGTCATCATCAATTTCGTCGGCGGGGTCTACTTTATTTATCTTCTATTGAAGGAGAACAAATCATGGTAG
- the secA2 gene encoding accessory Sec system translocase SecA2, with amino-acid sequence MESIHYRIRNRLERALRFRKLKPYGERLQAIRALSLEQETDPRLRERACRLIQAARGGVCADDLLIESFALTYEAVRRILNIRLFDVQLMAGMALHEGKLVEMQTGEGKTLAAVLPACLHALYGQGVHMMTFSDYLAGRDASWMGPVYEYLGLTVGCVREGMPAAERRAAYAADVTYVTAKEAGFDYLRDGLSMDSDSLVQRPFHLALIDEADSILIDEARVPLVIAGEGKPPGDRADAERMAALAKRLRPGLDYDVDDAGGQVYLTEAGAERAEALLGCGSLYDPEQSGRLAGLHHALHAEALLRSDVDYIVREGRVELVDEFTGRIADKRRWPDGVQAAVEAKEGVAPQPGGRILGMITLQHLLSLYPSICGMSGTLRSSAEELRDTYQLEVAVIPPNRPCRRQDEPPLVFPNLLGKQRALLTEIASVHRTGRPILVGTASVAESDRLAQALLQAGVPCCVLNAKHDEEEAELIARAGTWGAVTISTNMAGRGVDIVLGGGDSAQYAKIAQLGGLYVIGTNLHDSRRLDDQLRGRAGRQGDPGTSRFFLSLEDPLLHRYGREYPFPERWQSAAPDKPLRGTAVPRLLAHIQRVAEGRNAERRRMLNRYADVLEQQRRIIAAWRRGVLMEEAPPPLKLAEDAARHERLCRRWGAERVRRLEKRVTLLHIDQRWSDYVEFVSTVREGLHLEGLSRQDPLDLFHQRLIGAFADLPHLIEDSIRRELRAFDESGPDIWPEEKPPRQSTWTYLLHDHVVPNRFSLF; translated from the coding sequence ATGGAATCTATTCATTATCGCATACGGAATCGATTGGAGCGCGCGCTCCGGTTCCGGAAGCTCAAGCCTTACGGGGAACGGCTCCAGGCGATACGCGCTCTCTCGTTGGAACAGGAGACGGATCCCCGGCTTCGGGAGCGGGCGTGCCGGCTGATTCAAGCGGCACGGGGCGGAGTCTGCGCCGATGATCTGCTCATCGAATCGTTCGCCCTGACGTACGAGGCGGTGCGGCGCATACTGAACATCCGCTTGTTCGATGTCCAGCTTATGGCCGGCATGGCCTTGCATGAAGGGAAGCTGGTCGAGATGCAGACCGGGGAAGGGAAGACACTGGCCGCCGTGCTGCCGGCCTGCCTGCATGCCTTATATGGCCAGGGTGTGCATATGATGACTTTCAGTGATTATTTGGCGGGCAGGGATGCCTCTTGGATGGGGCCGGTGTATGAGTACTTAGGCCTTACGGTGGGCTGTGTCCGCGAGGGAATGCCTGCAGCCGAACGAAGGGCGGCTTATGCGGCCGATGTTACGTATGTGACGGCGAAGGAGGCGGGGTTCGATTATTTGCGGGACGGCCTCAGCATGGATTCGGATTCGCTGGTGCAGCGCCCGTTCCATTTGGCGCTGATTGACGAGGCTGATTCCATCCTGATTGATGAGGCAAGAGTGCCGCTCGTTATCGCGGGCGAGGGGAAGCCGCCCGGGGACCGCGCCGATGCGGAGAGAATGGCGGCCTTGGCGAAGCGGCTGCGGCCGGGGCTTGATTATGATGTGGATGACGCCGGCGGGCAGGTCTATTTGACGGAGGCGGGGGCGGAACGGGCGGAAGCGCTCCTCGGATGCGGCAGCCTGTATGATCCGGAACAGTCCGGCCGGCTCGCGGGTCTGCACCACGCGCTTCACGCGGAAGCGCTGCTGCGGAGCGATGTCGATTACATCGTCCGGGAGGGGCGGGTCGAGCTCGTGGACGAATTCACCGGCCGCATTGCAGACAAGCGCAGGTGGCCGGACGGGGTGCAGGCGGCTGTAGAGGCGAAGGAGGGCGTGGCGCCGCAGCCTGGCGGCCGCATTCTCGGCATGATTACGCTGCAGCATTTGCTGAGCCTCTATCCGTCGATCTGCGGCATGTCGGGTACGCTCCGCTCCTCGGCGGAAGAGCTGCGGGACACCTATCAATTGGAGGTGGCCGTCATTCCTCCGAACCGGCCATGCCGGAGGCAGGATGAGCCCCCGCTCGTCTTTCCGAACTTGCTGGGAAAACAGCGGGCGCTGCTTACCGAGATCGCGTCAGTCCACCGTACGGGCCGGCCGATTCTCGTAGGAACGGCAAGCGTGGCGGAATCGGACCGGCTGGCGCAGGCATTGCTGCAGGCGGGCGTGCCTTGCTGCGTGCTGAATGCGAAGCATGACGAGGAGGAGGCGGAGCTGATCGCGCGGGCAGGGACCTGGGGCGCGGTCACCATCTCGACGAACATGGCTGGCCGGGGAGTCGACATCGTGCTCGGCGGCGGGGATTCGGCCCAATATGCCAAGATCGCGCAGCTTGGGGGCTTGTACGTCATCGGCACGAATCTGCATGACAGCCGCCGCCTCGACGATCAGCTCCGGGGGCGCGCGGGCAGGCAGGGAGATCCGGGGACGTCCCGCTTCTTCCTCAGCCTGGAGGATCCGCTTCTGCATCGCTACGGCCGAGAGTATCCATTCCCGGAACGGTGGCAGTCTGCGGCTCCGGACAAGCCGCTGCGAGGGACAGCCGTTCCCCGTCTGCTCGCCCATATTCAGCGGGTGGCGGAAGGACGGAATGCGGAGAGGCGCCGCATGTTGAACCGCTACGCGGATGTGCTGGAGCAGCAGCGGCGCATCATCGCCGCCTGGCGCCGGGGCGTGCTGATGGAGGAGGCGCCGCCGCCACTGAAGCTTGCTGAAGATGCGGCGCGGCATGAGCGCTTGTGCCGCCGGTGGGGAGCAGAGCGGGTGCGACGTCTGGAGAAGCGGGTGACCTTGCTGCATATCGATCAGCGTTGGTCCGATTATGTGGAATTTGTATCCACGGTAAGGGAAGGGCTCCACCTGGAGGGGCTGAGCCGCCAGGATCCGCTCGATCTGTTCCATCAGCGGCTTATCGGGGCCTTCGCGGACTTGCCGCATCTCATCGAGGACAGCATTCGGCGGGAGCTGCGCGCGTTCGATGAGTCCGGGCCGGATATATGGCCGGAGGAGAAGCCTCCGCGGCAGTCGACCTGGACCTATCTGCTGCACGATCATGTGGTGCCGAACCGCTTCTCGCTGTTCTAG
- a CDS encoding ABC transporter ATP-binding protein — protein sequence MVEVRGVSKQYGGKNVIEDISVTIAKRKITSFIGPNGAGKSTLLSIISRLISKDSGEVLIDGKEISQWDSKELAKKISILKQSNHINLRLTIRELVSFGRFPYSQGRLSDEDWKYVDEAIEYMGLAEMQHKYLDQLSGGQKQRAYIAMVIAQNTEYILLDEPLNNLDMKHSVQIMKILRRLVNELGKTIVIVIHDINFASCYSDYIVALKNGKVIKEGATDDIIDSAVLHDIYDMDMSIENFNDNKICVYYA from the coding sequence ATGGTAGAAGTAAGAGGCGTATCCAAACAATATGGCGGCAAAAACGTGATCGAGGACATTTCGGTTACGATTGCCAAACGAAAAATCACGTCGTTCATCGGTCCGAATGGCGCAGGCAAAAGTACGCTGCTGTCTATCATAAGCAGGCTCATTTCGAAGGATTCCGGAGAAGTGCTTATTGACGGGAAAGAAATCAGCCAGTGGGACAGCAAGGAGCTGGCGAAGAAGATCTCGATTCTGAAGCAGTCGAACCATATCAACCTGCGGCTCACGATCCGGGAGCTGGTCTCCTTCGGCCGCTTCCCTTATTCGCAAGGGAGATTGTCCGACGAGGACTGGAAGTACGTCGATGAAGCAATTGAATATATGGGTCTTGCCGAAATGCAGCACAAGTATCTGGATCAGCTGAGCGGCGGGCAGAAGCAGCGGGCTTATATCGCGATGGTCATCGCGCAGAACACGGAGTATATTTTGCTGGACGAACCGCTGAACAATCTGGATATGAAGCATTCTGTGCAGATTATGAAAATATTGCGCAGACTCGTCAATGAGCTCGGCAAAACGATCGTCATCGTCATTCACGACATCAACTTTGCTTCCTGCTATTCCGACTATATCGTGGCATTGAAGAATGGCAAAGTCATCAAGGAGGGCGCGACCGATGACATTATCGACAGCGCGGTTCTCCATGACATTTATGATATGGACATGAGCATCGAGAACTTTAATGATAACAAGATCTGCGTTTATTATGCATAG
- a CDS encoding siderophore ABC transporter substrate-binding protein, producing MKKTVLILVIAMMATLVAACGSNKTDSSNGTTPTGAEANNTAEEIVIKHELGETPVKKNPSKVVVFSYGVVDSLDKLGVEIAALPKNNLPPYLKKFEDEKYVNAGGLKEPDFETIHGLKPDLIIIAGRQSSSYEEFKAIAPTIYMDIDTERYMESFKENAENLGKIFNKESEVQAELAKIDTDIKQLNEKVTAANKNALIILANDGKISAYGAGSRFGIIHDVFGFTPVDPDIKTSTHGDPVSFEYIVEKDPDYLFVIDRGAVVGGESSAKQVVENELVMKTKAYKEGHIVYLDPSYWYLSGGGLVSVEAMVQEIGAAIQ from the coding sequence TTGAAGAAAACAGTCCTGATTCTGGTTATAGCCATGATGGCAACCCTCGTTGCAGCATGTGGTTCCAATAAGACAGACAGCAGCAATGGTACGACACCTACTGGAGCCGAAGCGAACAACACGGCGGAAGAAATTGTAATTAAGCATGAGCTGGGCGAAACGCCAGTGAAGAAGAACCCGTCCAAAGTCGTTGTATTCAGCTATGGAGTCGTCGATTCCCTGGATAAGCTGGGCGTGGAGATCGCGGCGCTGCCGAAGAACAACCTGCCTCCTTACTTGAAAAAATTCGAGGACGAGAAGTATGTGAATGCGGGCGGATTGAAGGAACCGGATTTCGAGACGATTCATGGCCTGAAGCCGGACCTGATCATCATTGCCGGCAGACAATCGTCGTCGTATGAAGAGTTCAAGGCCATCGCGCCGACGATCTACATGGATATTGACACGGAGCGTTATATGGAGTCCTTCAAAGAGAACGCGGAAAACCTTGGTAAAATCTTCAACAAAGAATCCGAAGTACAAGCGGAGCTTGCGAAGATCGATACGGATATCAAGCAATTGAATGAGAAAGTGACAGCGGCGAACAAAAACGCGCTTATCATTCTGGCGAACGACGGCAAAATCAGCGCCTATGGCGCCGGCTCCCGGTTCGGCATTATCCATGACGTGTTCGGCTTCACGCCAGTAGATCCAGACATTAAAACATCGACTCACGGAGACCCTGTGTCCTTCGAATATATTGTGGAGAAGGATCCGGACTATCTGTTCGTTATCGATAGAGGCGCCGTCGTCGGCGGCGAATCGTCTGCGAAGCAAGTCGTAGAGAACGAACTGGTCATGAAGACCAAAGCTTACAAGGAAGGACATATCGTCTACCTCGATCCGAGCTACTGGTACCTATCCGGAGGCGGCCTCGTCTCCGTCGAAGCCATGGTGCAAGAAATCGGAGCGGCCATTCAATAA
- the infC gene encoding translation initiation factor IF-3 translates to MIKNEKIRAAEVELTGLNGEQLGIVPTSEALAMAKKLKVDLVCLSLMSSPPPCKLIGAGAAKQEAQQARKADRQPKVKEIRLTAQIEDHDYETKKNQAERILRAGDSVQLVIRIKGKEGALAQQILERLLQDLRPAGTKRTGIQLSGKQAMVQVDPAPGAEA, encoded by the coding sequence ATGATCAAGAACGAGAAGATACGGGCTGCCGAAGTCGAATTGACCGGTCTGAACGGAGAACAGCTCGGCATCGTGCCGACCTCGGAGGCGCTCGCGATGGCCAAAAAATTGAAGGTGGATCTCGTCTGCCTGTCGCTGATGAGCAGCCCGCCACCCTGCAAGCTGATCGGAGCGGGGGCGGCCAAGCAGGAAGCGCAGCAGGCCCGCAAGGCGGATCGGCAGCCGAAGGTGAAGGAGATTCGCCTGACGGCGCAGATCGAGGATCATGACTATGAGACGAAGAAAAATCAGGCGGAACGGATCCTGCGCGCCGGAGATTCGGTGCAGCTCGTCATCCGCATCAAGGGCAAGGAAGGCGCGCTAGCGCAGCAGATCCTCGAGCGGCTGCTGCAGGATTTGCGTCCGGCAGGAACGAAGCGCACCGGCATTCAATTGAGCGGCAAGCAGGCGATGGTACAGGTCGATCCGGCGCCAGGTGCGGAAGCATAG
- a CDS encoding PadR family transcriptional regulator, producing the protein MAAKHSDTTYAILGLLTTDCHTGYDMKRMMDTSLNHFWKISYGQIYPTLKKLVEDGWAVVTDTAQESKPDKKEYHITPQGMQALQAWLQEPLQQLHTYKNEFLLKLFFHRHQETDATVRQIERFKSMLQERYQMYEAIENQIMTHCSDEEDLEYWLLTLDYGKRVVQAEMEWSDAAMRQLQQKR; encoded by the coding sequence ATGGCTGCTAAGCACAGTGACACGACCTATGCCATTCTCGGGCTGCTCACGACCGATTGCCACACAGGCTATGACATGAAGCGGATGATGGACACCAGCCTCAATCATTTCTGGAAGATCAGCTACGGCCAGATCTATCCGACGTTGAAGAAGCTGGTCGAGGACGGCTGGGCCGTGGTGACCGATACCGCCCAGGAATCGAAGCCCGACAAAAAAGAGTACCATATTACGCCTCAAGGAATGCAGGCGCTGCAGGCTTGGCTGCAGGAGCCGCTTCAACAGCTCCACACGTACAAAAATGAATTTTTGCTCAAGCTGTTCTTCCACCGTCATCAAGAGACGGATGCGACGGTCCGGCAGATCGAGCGATTCAAGTCGATGCTCCAGGAGCGTTATCAGATGTACGAAGCGATCGAAAATCAGATCATGACGCATTGTTCGGATGAAGAAGATTTGGAATATTGGCTGCTAACGCTCGACTACGGCAAGCGTGTCGTTCAGGCCGAGATGGAGTGGAGCGATGCGGCGATGCGGCAGCTTCAACAGAAAAGATAA